The Streptococcus viridans genome contains the following window.
CTAATTCTTCTCGAATGATTTCTTGAGCTAACTCAACACATTCATTACAGATAAAGGCATTGTTCCCAGCAATAATCTTCTGTACTTCGTCTTGGTTCTTACCACAAAACGAACAATAAACCATCATATCGTTTGATTGATTTGTAGGCATTTTCTTCTCCCGATTCTATAGTCTGTTTGTAATTTATTTAAATAAAGTCATATAAAAGGCGTGAATAGAATTCACAAGATTAGTAAAGGCATTTAATAAGAAGAGGGTGGCTAAGCCATAGCGCTTTTTCCGAAGAGTCTGGGAAGCACATACCAGGCAAATCACGCATAAAACTGCTGTAAAAAAGCCAAAGATACTACGTTCCATCAACTAGTCTTCCTTTCTTTCAAAATGTCTAATAGTAAAGTCGTAAGGGTTTTTTTCATCTTTTTCGAATGTCCGCTCGTCTAATAATTGAAACTGGTCCCACCGGAAATCTTCTGGGAAGTAGGTATCTCCTTCCAATTCGGCATCGATGACAGTCTGATAGAGCTCCTCTAGATGAGGCTCGAAAAGACGGATGACCTTCTCACCACCGATAATAAAGAGTGACAAATCCTGTCCCTTATACCAGTTTAAAACGTCTTCAACTGAGGTTTTTAGCAAAACCTTTTCATTCTCTACATCATACTTGTCATCTCTAGAGAGAATGATATTGGTCCGATTTGGGAGGACGCGTTTGTTTAAACCTTCGTAGGTAACTCTTCCCATGAGGATCGCATGGCCTGTAGTCGTTTGTTTAAAGTGCTGCAATTCAGCAGGTAAATGCCAAGGCATGACCTGATCTTTGCCGATCACTCCACTCTTCGTCTGAGCCCAAATGCCAATTACTTTCTTACTCATTTTTACATCCTTTATACTGATACTTCTATTTTATCAAATTTTTCAAGAAAAGACTGTTTCTAACTATTGCTTCCTTGAGCAAAACTTCCCATTTTTTCCCTCAAAAAAACCGCGATTTCTCGCGGTTTTAATGAGACAAATCCTAGATCTTAGTCTTCTTTTTTGCGTTTAGCAAGTCCGAATAATGAGAGACCTGTCAAGGCGCTAAGAATAGCAAGACCAGTTTTAGAAGTTTCCTCAGTACCAGTTTCAGGAAGAACTGCTGTTTCATCAGATGGATTGATAAATTTAGTTTCCTTAGTTTCTGGAACTGGTTTTGGATCTGGAGTTGGAACTGGATCTGGAGTTGGAACTGGATCTGGAGTCGGTGTTGGTGTTGGTGTAGGAACCGGAGTTGGTGTTGGTGTTGGAGTTGGTGTAGGAGTCGGTGTTGGTGTTGGTGTCACCGTCTTCTTGTAAATGTGTTGAGTATTACCGTTCTCATCTACAATTGTCTTAACAAACTCGTAACCTGGAATATCTTTCTTCGGTTGCTCACCATCTTCTGTTGGATAACCAGGAATTGGTTTTCCATTTTCATCTACGTGTGAAGTTGTAACTTTCTCGTAGACGTGCTCTGTATCACCATTAGGTAATTTCTTGGTTTCAACGAAACGGTAACCTGGAATTTCAGCTTTTGGCTCTTCTCCATCAACTGTAGGATATCCTGGGATTTCCTTACCTTCTTTATCAACAAACTTAGTGATTGGAAGAACAGTCGGTGTATAAGTTGCAGAAGCTTTTGTTCCGTTCACATCTTCACGAACTACTGTCACTGCTGGTGCAGTACCAGTAAATTCAGGTTCTGGAGTGAAAGTTACAGTTCCGTCTGCTGCTACTGTGTAAGTACCAACACCTGGAATCGTCTTCGTAGTTGAGCCATCTTCAAAGGTTGCTGGAACTTCGTCGTTCATTGGTACACGGCTGTCACCTTCGGTGAAGCTTGGTTTACCTGTTTGAGTAGCACCCTTCTTACCAATTGAAGTAACTGGTTCTCCTGTTGGTGCAACTGGAGTCACAGTTGGTGTGTACTTAGCTTTCACAACTGTACCATTCTTATCTTGGCGTTGAACCACGATTCCTGATGCAGTTCCAACAAATGATTTCTCTGGTACGAAGGTTACAGTTCCATCTGGAGCAACTGTGTAAGTTCCTTCTCCTGGAACAACCTTAGTAGTTGAGCCATCAACAAATGTTGCAGGTACATCATCGTCCATTGGTACTGCAGGATTTCCTTCAGTGAAGCTTGGTTTGCCTGTTTGAGTAGCACCTTGAATATCAGTTGATGTAGCTGGTTCTGCTGTTGGAACTACCGGAGTGATGAATGGTGTGTACGTTGTACGTGCAAAGGTACCATTTGCATCTTCCATTGAAACACCTACAGGAAGAACTTCACCTGAGTAAGCTTTGTTAGTTGGGGTGAAGATCACTTCGCCTTTCTCTTTATCAACTGTGAATTTACCGATGATATCGCCATTAGGTGCGAAGGCATCCAATTGGTCAGCTGGGTTACCAGAATCATCGTAAAGTCTCAAGGTTGAAGGGTTCATAGGAGCAATTGGATCCCCTTCAGTGAAGGTTGGTTTGCCTGTTTGAACAATTCCTTGAGGAGCTTTTGATGTAGCTGGTTCTGCTGTTGGAGTAACTGGTGTTACAGTTGGTGTGTAGGTTGCAGAAGCTTTTGTTCCGTTCATATCTTCACGAACAACTGTTACTGCTGGTGCTTCACCTACAAAGCGTGGATCTGGTGTGAAGGTTACAGTACCATCAGCTGCTACTGTGTAAATACCAACACCAAGAATTTCTTTCTTAGTTGAACCATCTTCAAAGGTTGCTGGAACTTCGTCGTTCAAAGGAACATTTTCATGACCAGCTGTGAAGGTTGGTTTACCTGTTTGGGTTTGACCTTGCTTGTCAGTTGAAGTTGCTGGCTCAGCAGTTGGGGTTACTGGTGTTACAGTTGGTGTGTAAGTTGCAGTAACTGGAGTACCGTTCTTATCAACACGTTTCACTGTTACCCCTGTACCTGTTCCAGTGAATGATTTTTCTGGTACGAAGGTTACAGTTCCGTCTGGAGCTACTGTGTAAGTTCCTTCTCCTGGAATTGTCTTCGTAGTTGATCCATCTTCAAAGGTTGCTGGAACTTCATCATCCATTGGAATTGCAGGGTTACCAGGTGTAAAGCTTGGTGTACC
Protein-coding sequences here:
- a CDS encoding dihydrofolate reductase, whose amino-acid sequence is MSKKVIGIWAQTKSGVIGKDQVMPWHLPAELQHFKQTTTGHAILMGRVTYEGLNKRVLPNRTNIILSRDDKYDVENEKVLLKTSVEDVLNWYKGQDLSLFIIGGEKVIRLFEPHLEELYQTVIDAELEGDTYFPEDFRWDQFQLLDERTFEKDEKNPYDFTIRHFERKED